The DNA sequence GTATGGGCCACACAACTCTGCGCAAATAATTGGGTATTTACCTACTCTAGTCGGTGTGAAATTTAATATTGTTGGTTGACCAGGGATCACGTCTTGCTTGAGACGAAACTCGGGAACCCAGAAAGCATGTATAACATCTTTTGACTCCATCTTCATAGTCACTGGTTGTCCAATCGGCACATGAAGCTCTCCTGAAATAATGTCACCATCTGGATAATGAAAAAGAAAAGCAAACTGCATTGCAGTTACTTCAACTGGAATTAATGTTCCATTAGCTCCTTGCATAGACTTGTCTTTAGAGCCAATGCCACCCCAAATTCTTTGTTTAGAAGCCATTTGATGGTGGTGTTGATTATTAGCCCCTAGTGATTCCATCCCACCCATTCGCTCATATATGTCATAGCTATAAAGCCCAACAAATAATATTACTATTGCAGGAACTGCTGTCCAGAAAATTTCTAGTGGAAGGTTGTCTTCTATTGCAAGGCCATCACCTGTTTGTCCTGGTTTCCTTCGAAATTGAATAAGACTATAAACTACTAGGCCTAACATCCCAAAGAATAAAAGGGTTCCGATAATGAAGAGAACCTTGAATAGCTCGTCATATATTGGAGCATTAGAACTAGCAACAACAGGAAGTAGATTCACGTTGCTGCCTACCCAAATCCCTCCAATGATTAGACCTAAACTAATCAGAATCGTATAGATGGCCGTTAAGGACGGCAATATCAAACTCCCAAGATATATACCTAGGTTATTAATAAATAACCATTTGCGCATTCAGTAATTATCTTGCAAAGGACATTCGATAGATTTTCTTTCTTTTGTACAAAGTTTCCATGAGAAATAATCATTATTTTCCTTGCTTTTGTCAGGAATGGGAGACTTAATTGATTATTTAGATGTTGTACTCCTGTAAATAGCGTGCTGTAAGGCTGTAAATAGCTACCTTGCTCAATGACAATCCATTTTTCAGTATCTGAATTTAAGCTTATCTCCATCGACCGCTCGGCATCGTCTGGGACAATTGTCTGCTCATATTGTGGTGGCTCTTGTTGCATTAGTTGTTGTGGGCGGAGCCACTCGGGTAATGGAGGCTGGCTTGGCTTGCCCTGATTGGCCTCTTTGCTATGGGTCCTTTTTCCCAAAAGGACAAATGAACATACAGGTCTTCCTTGAGTGGTTTCATCGCCTGGATGCGTTTTTTGTTGGGGTATCTATCTTAGTTCAATTCTTTTTTTCCCTAACCTATAAATCTCTTTTGCCAAAATGGTTTCCATGGATAAATGGAGTAGTACTTTTTTTGATTCTTTTGCAGGGTGCTTTAGGTGCTTTGACAGTTTTTGAGCTTCTATCATCAATTGTGGTGATCTCTCATTTGCTAATAGCTTTGAGCTTAGTTGCTCTTATGAGTGGATTAGTTCAGAGACTTCTTCAGAATGAAGGTACAGAGCCCCCTGTTTGGTGGAAGTTATCAAGTGGATGCTCCCTTTTAGCAGTCATTGTGCAGAGCCTTGTTGGAGGAAGGGTGGCTACTACATGGTCAGCCCGAAGGTGTATCGCTCAGACTGTTGATTGCCAATGGTTAGACCTACATCGCTTTACAGCGTTTCCTGTTGCCTTATGCATCATCTCTTTTGTTGCCTTTTCTTTATACAAAGGTGGCTGGTTTAGAGAACAATGGCCTTTCTTGGCAGCTATTTCTGGTTTATTGATTTTGCAAATTATGCTTGGTGTCTTTTCTGTTCATTTGAATCTGAATGAACCTTTGGTGACAGTTTTTCATCAGTTGGTGGCTACTTTATTAGTTGCGTTTACC is a window from the Prochlorococcus marinus str. MIT 9211 genome containing:
- a CDS encoding COX15/CtaA family protein, coding for MVALVALVVVGGATRVMEAGLACPDWPLCYGSFFPKGQMNIQVFLEWFHRLDAFFVGVSILVQFFFSLTYKSLLPKWFPWINGVVLFLILLQGALGALTVFELLSSIVVISHLLIALSLVALMSGLVQRLLQNEGTEPPVWWKLSSGCSLLAVIVQSLVGGRVATTWSARRCIAQTVDCQWLDLHRFTAFPVALCIISFVAFSLYKGGWFREQWPFLAAISGLLILQIMLGVFSVHLNLNEPLVTVFHQLVATLLVAFTAALSFRRPNLIPLTCSRNFVDSAFEACHG
- a CDS encoding cytochrome c oxidase subunit II yields the protein MRKWLFINNLGIYLGSLILPSLTAIYTILISLGLIIGGIWVGSNVNLLPVVASSNAPIYDELFKVLFIIGTLLFFGMLGLVVYSLIQFRRKPGQTGDGLAIEDNLPLEIFWTAVPAIVILFVGLYSYDIYERMGGMESLGANNQHHHQMASKQRIWGGIGSKDKSMQGANGTLIPVEVTAMQFAFLFHYPDGDIISGELHVPIGQPVTMKMESKDVIHAFWVPEFRLKQDVIPGQPTILNFTPTRVGKYPIICAELCGPYHGGMRSTVVVEELEDYQNWFAKNAKKPDLEV